The sequence below is a genomic window from Plectropomus leopardus isolate mb unplaced genomic scaffold, YSFRI_Pleo_2.0 unplaced_scaffold11850, whole genome shotgun sequence.
ACACCTATCTACCTTGTTGGTTTAAGCCTTGCCCTCTGGCACTGACACAGCTTAACTTTCGGTTTACAGTGGTTAGGTAACACTGTCTGGGTAACTGATCCTGAGACAGTTAGTCAATTAATTATTTAGTCTATTATGACTGCTCAgctagtgattttttttttttagtgtctgACTTATTTGGATTTTTAACAGACTGTTGTCTGGAGATACTTCATgcattaaacatattttgagtTGTGATgacaaatacaacacaaaagatATATacaatgtgtttaaaaacatcactttgaaacctagagtgacatcacttttcttcatCTGCTTTCAGACACGTTTAACAGGTATTTAaactttgaacccagagcaaatttgtattatttatttcaaaaagttGGGACAATAAGCAACATAGcgagaaatgtccagcaaatttTCATAATTGTCATGATTAGAGTTATGTTACAGacttattatgattttttttattttgttttgttttctttttcattatttaaaaaaacaaaggtaattctcttgcacttttttatttttatttattttttattaatttcttgctaattttggtgtcatttctgcttaagttgctcatcgccttcttcccacatttaaacagaaatcaagacaatttgcatttttgctatTGTGTAAATTTCTGCTTAAATATTCTCATGGAATGGGAAAAATGTAAtcctaaaataatgaaatttgaGTGCATTTGCTGTAGAAATCCacaatttacagtattttatttgtgttgggAATATAATTGGCTGAAAGGGTTAGCCGCTTCCTACTTCAGTGTGAGCATCCTataatatttatgatatttgtaattataaacAGGTCCTTTGGGGCTTTCACTGTAGCAAACTGAAGGCAGAgaaattttaccttttttttaaacactttagtAGACTGAACAAACTTCAGCCTCAGTTTTAGAAAAACTATCCGCCTGATATAAGATAgctaaatataataattacaaagtGTTACGTGAAGGTATAGTTCATACTTTCACTTCATAATTTACATCTACAGAAGTGGTGGTATGCCACACAGTTGTCACTTTTGTGTTATGTCCCTTTAAGCTTCTCTAATGCACATGACTGAACGcttttttgctctgtttgtaGCCCGCCTCCATCCCACGCTCCGGCCCCTGCTCATCCACCTCCCTCCGCCCTGGCCCCGGCTCCAGCTCAGTCCCAGGGCCCGGGCCTCATGGCTCAGATGGCTACCACGGCGGCTGGGGTGGCGGTAGGTTCGGCTGTGGGTCACGTGGTTGGCAGCGCCATCACAGGAGCGTTTAgtggcggcagcagcagcagttcagAGCCAGCGAAGCCTACATACCAGGTAAGAGGTGGAGTATAAACAGACACAGGATTATCATGGCGAGACAGCTGAATCTAGCTGGACTTTAACACGTCCAATaggttgttgctgttttttgaggtcgTGCAcgtctgtgtgggtgtgcttTGAGTCTGTCTTGTGGTGGTGTTTTTCCATCACCTGTCGGAGCTGCTTATACTCAGAATTTTCTTCAAGTGCTCCAACAATTTAAAGTATGGAGTAGGGGTTGACCGATACTGATTTTTCAAGGCCGATACTGATATCGAtcattagtagttaatgagactgataactgatatttggaaccgatgtgaaatctttgtcaatatttaaaatttgaaacagAAATTCCAACACGAAACTTTGTTTACatgcctttagaaaatgtttaatcaaaactgaaactttcaacatcatatacagcaaccttttctttttataaaattcagtgaaaattgaaattaaaaaatgaatgaataaaaatacctCCCTAAGGTTtctccatgctgacactttctttgcatgtattgcagactgccctCCCTGCTgctggttgagtgtaatacgcaCACTTTTTCACTGATCAGTTTTATCGGCGATCATAAAAATAATacgccaatacagataatcggcaatcggtaatcaatacagataatcggaTAATcagtattttatattgtaaGTA
It includes:
- the chchd10 gene encoding coiled-coil-helix-coiled-coil-helix domain-containing protein 10, mitochondrial; this encodes PPPSHAPAPAHPPPSALAPAPAQSQGPGLMAQMATTAAGVAVGSAVGHVVGSAITGAFSGGSSSSSEPAKPTYQEPPRPAPAQPGPCHFEVKQFLDCATNSSDLSLCEGFNEALKQCKYSHGESLKPHYTALLKQAMNNL